In Treponema sp. OMZ 798, the following proteins share a genomic window:
- a CDS encoding Imm26 family immunity protein, with the protein MKNIKVKIGDVFLIPYQDKYAVCKVLWISKRTKNAFSFIVKDKLVDTKEEAVEIIDTAQNISVQIFTGLISVFYTDITKLKKGEWEIIGSQKLTIEESDNFQYHNIGGKLFKGDEEVRPLNNAEIKTIPKMLNAGYEAMNNFLKMAFE; encoded by the coding sequence ATGAAGAATATTAAAGTTAAAATTGGCGATGTATTTCTTATACCATATCAAGATAAATATGCTGTTTGTAAGGTATTGTGGATTTCAAAAAGGACAAAGAATGCTTTTTCATTTATTGTAAAAGACAAGCTAGTTGATACAAAAGAAGAAGCTGTAGAAATAATAGATACCGCCCAAAATATTTCCGTTCAGATTTTTACCGGATTAATTAGTGTATTTTATACTGACATTACAAAGCTAAAAAAAGGCGAATGGGAAATTATTGGTAGCCAAAAATTGACAATTGAAGAAAGTGATAATTTTCAGTATCACAATATTGGGGGCAAATTATTTAAAGGCGACGAAGAGGTAAGACCATTAAATAATGCTGAAATAAAAACAATTCCCAAAATGTTAAATGCAGGATATGAAGCTATGAATAATTTTCTAAAAATGGCATTTGAATAA
- a CDS encoding RHS repeat-associated core domain-containing protein → MAEHRRFFLYQGQYLDTETELVYNYKRYYSQKTGAYISQDPIGLAGGNPTLLPTFSM, encoded by the coding sequence TTGGCGGAACATCGGCGGTTTTTTTTATATCAAGGTCAATATCTTGATACCGAGACTGAATTAGTATATAATTATAAGCGTTATTACAGCCAGAAGACAGGTGCTTATATCTCACAAGACCCTATAGGGTTGGCGGGTGGTAATCCGACTTTGTTGCCTACGTTCTCGATGTGA
- a CDS encoding Hpt domain-containing protein: MYLDRAAAMELVDGDMEIYMSLLETFIEAYEKDATEIERLKTLFDSNAEAVLSDGDLRENVRKTAHKIKGSSYMVGASILGDSAKDIEKFLVEPSNIKTPANVELLNGFLAKFKENYVNTLKEMKTVIS, translated from the coding sequence ATGTATTTAGACAGAGCGGCTGCGATGGAGCTTGTAGACGGAGACATGGAAATATACATGAGCTTACTTGAAACCTTTATCGAAGCCTATGAAAAAGATGCGACTGAAATAGAGCGGTTAAAAACTCTTTTTGACTCAAATGCTGAGGCCGTTTTAAGCGATGGTGATTTGCGTGAAAATGTACGGAAAACGGCTCACAAGATAAAGGGAAGCTCGTATATGGTCGGTGCAAGCATCCTAGGTGATTCCGCAAAGGATATAGAAAAGTTCCTGGTTGAGCCTTCAAACATCAAAACACCCGCAAATGTCGAATTGCTCAACGGCTTTCTTGCAAAGTTTAAAGAAAACTATGTTAATACCTTAAAAGAAATGAAAACGGTTATTTCATAA
- a CDS encoding NADP-dependent malic enzyme, whose amino-acid sequence MKSIDKELNSITELFPSDFTDDEKALAKTHFLKKLSVLTHSFYGGKLQTVPKCGLYGFNWFNVWYTPGVSAVSTSIRDDNETSFALSNKGNLVAVVSDSTRVLGDGDCTPPGGLGVMEGKCMLMKYLGGVDAYPLCIDSKVRVDEEEKRGIKSGKHDPDKIIDFVRMLEPSVGAVNLEDIQQPDCFKVLDTLREVCEIPVWHDDAQGTACITLAGLLNAIKLAGKKMEDCKIVLLGAGASNTTIARLILADGGKPENMIICDSRGGLHSGRKDIEEDKRYYRKWELCLQTNPKKIDSFDEAMKGADVLIALSTPGPNTVTKEQVASMNEKAIVFTCANPIPEIWPHEAKAAGAYIVGTGRGDFPNQINNSVCFPGILKGALLVRAKKISDGMAIRCSHSIADYSEKKGINPDNIVVTMQDEDVFAVEAADVAMQAIKEGLARVTMTWEEAYERAKKDIEESRSLTKMLMEKNFIKEPPQEFYEKALEYAVEQIKKNRK is encoded by the coding sequence ATGAAAAGCATCGATAAGGAGTTGAACTCCATTACTGAATTATTCCCGTCCGATTTTACGGATGATGAAAAGGCTCTCGCGAAAACGCATTTTTTAAAAAAACTGTCTGTTTTGACTCACAGTTTTTACGGCGGAAAGCTTCAAACTGTTCCCAAATGCGGTTTGTACGGTTTTAACTGGTTTAACGTTTGGTATACGCCCGGCGTTTCTGCCGTTTCTACCTCAATTCGCGATGATAATGAAACATCCTTTGCTCTTTCCAACAAAGGTAATTTGGTGGCTGTTGTAAGCGACTCTACACGAGTTTTGGGCGACGGCGACTGCACCCCTCCCGGAGGATTGGGAGTTATGGAAGGCAAATGTATGCTTATGAAGTATTTAGGCGGCGTTGACGCTTATCCCCTGTGTATCGATTCTAAAGTAAGAGTTGATGAAGAAGAAAAACGAGGTATAAAATCCGGAAAGCATGATCCCGACAAGATTATAGATTTTGTCAGAATGCTTGAACCTTCTGTAGGTGCCGTAAACCTCGAAGATATTCAGCAGCCTGACTGCTTTAAGGTTTTGGACACCTTGAGAGAGGTCTGTGAAATCCCTGTCTGGCACGATGATGCTCAAGGGACTGCCTGTATCACCCTTGCAGGTCTTTTGAACGCCATAAAACTTGCAGGCAAAAAAATGGAAGACTGCAAGATTGTTCTTTTGGGAGCAGGGGCATCAAACACGACAATCGCCCGCCTTATCTTGGCTGACGGCGGTAAGCCTGAAAACATGATAATCTGCGATTCAAGAGGCGGTTTACATTCAGGCCGAAAAGACATAGAAGAAGATAAACGCTACTACCGAAAGTGGGAACTCTGTTTACAGACCAACCCCAAGAAGATAGACAGCTTTGATGAGGCTATGAAGGGTGCCGACGTTTTAATAGCCCTTTCTACTCCCGGGCCAAACACCGTAACAAAGGAACAGGTCGCTTCGATGAACGAAAAGGCCATCGTTTTCACTTGTGCAAACCCCATCCCCGAAATCTGGCCGCATGAAGCCAAGGCCGCAGGTGCCTATATCGTAGGAACAGGCCGCGGAGACTTCCCGAACCAGATCAATAACTCCGTTTGTTTCCCCGGCATCTTAAAGGGTGCCCTCTTGGTACGAGCCAAAAAGATTTCCGACGGAATGGCAATCCGCTGTTCTCACTCGATTGCAGACTACTCCGAAAAGAAGGGAATCAATCCCGACAATATAGTAGTTACAATGCAGGATGAGGATGTATTTGCTGTTGAAGCTGCCGACGTTGCAATGCAGGCTATCAAAGAAGGCTTGGCCCGCGTAACCATGACATGGGAAGAAGCTTACGAGCGAGCAAAAAAAGATATCGAAGAAAGCCGCTCCTTGACCAAAATGTTAATGGAAAAGAACTTCATCAAAGAACCTCCTCAGGAGTTCTACGAAAAAGCCTTAGAATATGCCGTTGAGCAGATTAAGAAAAACAGAAAATAA
- the htpG gene encoding molecular chaperone HtpG: MAQYKFETEVNQLLSLIIHSLYSNKEIFLRELVSNSSDALDKLKYLTLSDEAYKQIKFEPRIDICFDDTANTLTVRDTGLGMNEEDLKNNLGTIARSGTKAFLDQLAAADKKDSNLIGQFGVGFYSAFMAASTIDVISKKAGESDVWKWTSDGKGAYDLEKVDDTAFPIIDDVPEGANGTCVILHLNNEDSEYAARWRIEEIIKTYSDHIAFPIYLHFTEKQYDDKGKVKSEAFKTEQINDAGALWQKPKSELKEEDYFNFYKSLSHDSQEPLLYVHTKAEGTQEYTTLFYIPSKAPFDMFHADYKPGVKLFVKRVFITDDEKELLPTYLRFVRGVIDSEDLPLNVSREILQQNRILSSIKNASVKKLLGEFKKLAENDKEKYNKFIAEFNRPLKEGLYGDYEHREELADLVRFKTTSPDVKEDEWTSFADYVSRMKADQKAIYYITGEDEKTLRQSPHLEVYKQKGFEVLIMPDEVDDIIIPSLGKYKEWELKAANRAGSDKELSTEEETKEAEKKEKDFKPVLEKIQEVLGDKVKEVRFSKRLSDSPSCIVVDESDPSLQMERMMRAMGQFNTSAVKPILEVNADHPLVQKLKDSEDKEFVEDMSNLLLEQALLVESGELKAPVDFVKRLNRLMTNLK; encoded by the coding sequence ATGGCACAGTACAAGTTTGAAACTGAAGTGAACCAGCTTTTGTCGCTCATCATTCATTCGCTTTATTCAAACAAGGAAATCTTTTTGAGGGAGCTTGTTTCCAACTCTTCGGATGCATTGGACAAGTTAAAGTATTTAACCCTTTCCGATGAGGCTTATAAGCAGATTAAATTCGAGCCCAGAATCGATATCTGTTTTGACGATACGGCTAATACGCTCACCGTGCGGGATACCGGCTTGGGTATGAACGAGGAAGATCTAAAAAATAATTTGGGAACTATAGCAAGATCCGGAACAAAGGCTTTTTTAGATCAGCTTGCCGCAGCCGATAAAAAAGACTCCAACCTTATCGGTCAGTTCGGTGTAGGTTTTTATTCGGCTTTTATGGCCGCATCTACCATCGACGTTATTTCCAAAAAGGCCGGAGAAAGCGATGTTTGGAAATGGACCTCTGACGGAAAGGGTGCCTACGACTTGGAAAAGGTTGACGATACTGCCTTCCCCATAATAGACGATGTGCCCGAAGGAGCAAACGGAACCTGCGTTATACTTCACCTAAACAATGAGGACTCGGAGTATGCTGCCCGCTGGCGTATCGAAGAAATAATTAAAACCTATTCCGATCACATTGCCTTCCCCATCTATCTTCATTTTACGGAAAAGCAATATGACGATAAGGGAAAGGTAAAGTCCGAAGCCTTTAAAACGGAGCAGATAAACGATGCGGGAGCCCTTTGGCAAAAACCTAAGTCGGAATTAAAAGAAGAGGATTATTTTAACTTTTATAAATCCCTTTCGCACGACTCCCAAGAGCCCCTCCTCTATGTTCACACAAAGGCAGAAGGAACTCAAGAATATACAACCCTCTTTTATATTCCGTCGAAGGCTCCCTTCGACATGTTCCATGCGGACTATAAGCCGGGAGTTAAGCTTTTTGTAAAAAGGGTCTTTATTACCGATGACGAAAAAGAACTTCTCCCAACATACCTCCGCTTTGTACGCGGCGTTATCGACAGCGAGGACTTGCCCTTAAACGTAAGCCGCGAAATCTTACAGCAAAATAGAATTCTTTCAAGCATTAAAAATGCCTCGGTAAAAAAACTTTTAGGAGAATTTAAAAAGCTCGCCGAAAACGACAAGGAAAAATACAATAAATTCATAGCCGAATTTAACCGTCCTTTGAAGGAAGGCTTGTACGGCGACTATGAGCACAGGGAAGAACTCGCCGACCTCGTCCGCTTTAAAACAACTTCTCCCGATGTAAAAGAAGATGAGTGGACAAGTTTTGCCGATTATGTTTCGAGAATGAAGGCCGATCAAAAGGCTATCTACTATATTACCGGAGAAGATGAAAAGACCTTGCGCCAATCTCCTCATCTTGAAGTTTACAAACAAAAAGGCTTTGAAGTTTTAATCATGCCCGATGAGGTTGACGATATAATTATTCCTTCATTGGGAAAATACAAGGAATGGGAATTGAAGGCTGCAAACAGAGCCGGTTCCGATAAGGAGCTTAGCACCGAAGAAGAAACCAAAGAAGCAGAAAAAAAAGAAAAAGACTTTAAGCCCGTTCTCGAAAAGATTCAAGAAGTGCTTGGCGATAAGGTAAAAGAGGTACGTTTTTCAAAACGCCTTTCCGATTCTCCTTCATGTATAGTTGTGGATGAAAGCGATCCCAGCCTCCAGATGGAAAGAATGATGAGGGCTATGGGGCAGTTTAACACAAGTGCCGTTAAGCCGATATTGGAGGTAAATGCGGATCATCCCTTGGTTCAAAAATTAAAGGATTCCGAGGACAAGGAATTTGTAGAGGATATGTCCAACCTGCTTTTGGAACAAGCCCTCTTAGTCGAAAGCGGAGAGCTAAAAGCCCCGGTCGACTTTGTAAAGAGGCTTAACAGGCTGATGACAAACTTAAAATAG
- a CDS encoding ATP-binding protein — protein MLDLSRKLPIGVQSFEVMRNDKFIYVDKTQFIFRLVHSNRVYFLSRPRRFGKSLFLSMLKAYFLGQKELFKGLYIEKAEEERNLKTGEASWQKYPVLYFDFNTKNYIKTESLISIINLHLDLIEETYNLKKTSGDVELRFMQIILSLHKQTGKQVVILVDEYDKPLLQTMEVNENLNEEYRNILKAFYSAIKTCDQYIRFAFLTGVTKFSKVSIFSDLNNLKDISMLNDYAEICGITQNEMETVFNVEIEKLAKVNNMSMTETLKELKNSYDGYLFTGGGQAVYNPFSILNTFDSCEFKNYWFATGTPTFLVNYLKKTQYNIQDLDGKIELDEAGLTDYRADSASPIPILFQAGYLTIKSYNTKYKLYTLGFPNDEVRYAFLNSLLPAYSSLDSTTTAYSIKEFSKDIEEGNAESFMQRLKAIISGIPYDNFGTNLNEEKIKLREQNYQTAVYLVFKLMGQFVETEVQCSTGRADCVVTTEDNVYVFEFKIDGSGTAETALNQIKEKAYTEPYNTGNKKIIAIGVSFDQTLKTIKEWIIEKL, from the coding sequence ATGCTTGATTTGTCCAGAAAACTTCCCATAGGTGTTCAAAGTTTTGAGGTCATGAGAAACGATAAATTTATCTATGTAGATAAAACCCAATTTATTTTTCGGCTGGTACATTCAAATCGAGTTTACTTTTTAAGCCGTCCCCGCCGTTTTGGAAAAAGTCTTTTTCTTTCTATGCTCAAGGCCTATTTTTTGGGGCAAAAAGAACTTTTTAAAGGATTGTATATCGAAAAAGCGGAAGAAGAAAGGAACCTAAAAACAGGCGAAGCAAGCTGGCAGAAATATCCTGTTCTTTATTTTGATTTTAACACAAAAAATTATATAAAAACCGAATCGCTTATAAGTATTATAAACTTGCATCTTGATTTGATAGAAGAAACCTATAATCTCAAAAAGACATCAGGCGATGTTGAGCTCAGGTTTATGCAGATAATTTTATCTCTTCACAAGCAGACAGGCAAACAAGTTGTTATCCTTGTCGATGAGTATGACAAACCTCTTTTGCAAACCATGGAAGTAAACGAAAATTTGAATGAAGAATACCGCAACATTCTCAAAGCTTTTTATTCGGCGATAAAGACTTGCGACCAGTATATAAGATTTGCTTTTTTAACAGGAGTTACAAAATTCAGCAAGGTAAGTATTTTCAGCGATTTGAATAATCTAAAAGATATAAGCATGCTGAACGATTATGCAGAAATTTGCGGCATTACACAAAATGAGATGGAAACCGTTTTCAATGTAGAAATTGAAAAGCTTGCAAAAGTCAATAATATGAGCATGACTGAAACACTAAAAGAACTAAAAAATAGCTATGACGGTTATCTCTTTACCGGCGGCGGACAAGCTGTATATAATCCTTTTAGTATTCTAAATACCTTTGACTCTTGTGAGTTTAAAAACTATTGGTTTGCAACAGGTACTCCGACTTTTTTGGTAAACTATCTAAAAAAAACACAATATAATATTCAGGATTTAGACGGAAAGATAGAACTTGACGAAGCCGGTTTAACTGATTATAGAGCTGATTCGGCTTCTCCGATTCCTATTCTTTTTCAGGCAGGATATTTAACGATCAAAAGCTATAATACAAAATACAAACTTTATACATTGGGATTTCCTAATGATGAAGTACGCTATGCTTTTTTAAATAGTCTCCTCCCGGCCTACTCAAGTCTGGATTCAACTACAACAGCCTATTCGATTAAAGAATTTTCAAAAGATATTGAGGAAGGAAATGCCGAATCTTTTATGCAAAGGCTGAAAGCGATAATATCGGGTATCCCGTATGATAATTTTGGTACTAATTTAAACGAAGAAAAAATTAAACTGAGGGAGCAAAACTACCAAACGGCAGTCTATCTTGTATTTAAGTTGATGGGGCAATTTGTCGAAACGGAAGTTCAATGCTCAACAGGCAGGGCTGACTGTGTGGTAACTACAGAAGATAACGTCTATGTATTTGAATTTAAAATTGACGGATCAGGAACTGCCGAAACGGCATTAAATCAAATAAAAGAAAAAGCATATACCGAGCCGTACAATACAGGGAATAAGAAAATCATTGCAATAGGTGTAAGTTTCGATCAAACCTTAAAAACCATCAAAGAATGGATCATTGAAAAATTATAA
- the uvrC gene encoding excinuclease ABC subunit UvrC yields MEEPLSIEKNTIREKLHAVALSAPKTSGVYLWKDKAGTVIYVGKAKSLKNRLSSYFTSNRDIKTRILVSRADSIEYIQTDNEYEALLLENTLIKKHKPRYNINLKDGKTYPVLKLTNEEFPKVYRTRNIKNDGSKYFGPFPNVSAVDMFLTLIKHNYTLRQCKRLKKRDTPCLYFHIGRCKAPCCGKISAEEYGKEIEEITLLLDGDVESVVLALKEKMKEAAEKKEFEKAARLRDGIQAVYALRGQNIVQDMDPESRDYIAWAFEGTMISIAVLKMRNGRLVGRDLYRSHSLKEEGEILSEFVSAYYVSANEVPPKIFIPQAADGNALIEKWLNEELHAKTRISIIPLEEIEEAADKTPEYTAKEPPDLSQAEIKHHKAALKMARFNAKEDALRRLREQGDFAAVEDLQKRLNLPCLPQRIEGFDIAHLGGTFTVAALISFKEGNPDKKNYRIFRLKNTDGVIDDYASMREVIARRYTRLVNEGADLPDLILIDGGLGQVNAASKIIKALDLGIPVIGLAEKNEEVYFPHNSEPLILPRRSDALRLLQRIRDEAHRFSNTRNNKLRRANKLKTEFENLPHIGKKRAHALLKAFDNMETLKTVTAQAIAEAVKISLKQAEEVLGAIENVHPVHFQS; encoded by the coding sequence ATGGAAGAACCTTTATCTATCGAAAAAAACACCATTCGCGAAAAACTTCATGCGGTTGCTCTCTCGGCTCCGAAAACGAGCGGGGTTTATCTTTGGAAGGATAAGGCAGGGACGGTCATCTATGTGGGAAAGGCAAAGTCGCTTAAAAACCGCCTGAGTTCTTATTTTACATCGAACAGGGATATTAAAACCCGCATCCTCGTTTCGCGTGCCGATTCAATCGAGTACATTCAAACCGATAACGAGTATGAGGCCCTCCTCCTGGAAAACACACTAATCAAAAAACACAAGCCGAGGTACAATATAAATCTTAAAGACGGAAAAACCTATCCCGTCTTAAAATTAACCAATGAAGAATTCCCGAAAGTTTACCGCACGCGGAACATTAAAAATGACGGCTCAAAATATTTCGGGCCCTTCCCCAATGTTTCGGCAGTCGATATGTTCCTGACCCTGATAAAACATAATTACACCCTGCGCCAGTGCAAGCGGCTAAAAAAGCGTGATACGCCCTGCCTCTACTTTCATATCGGAAGATGTAAGGCTCCATGCTGCGGCAAGATAAGCGCAGAAGAATACGGAAAAGAAATAGAAGAAATTACCCTCCTTTTAGACGGAGATGTAGAAAGCGTGGTTTTAGCCTTAAAAGAAAAAATGAAAGAGGCCGCGGAAAAAAAAGAGTTTGAAAAGGCGGCCCGTCTCCGTGACGGAATACAGGCAGTCTATGCTCTCCGCGGACAAAACATAGTTCAGGACATGGATCCCGAAAGCCGCGACTATATTGCCTGGGCCTTTGAAGGGACCATGATCAGCATAGCGGTTTTAAAGATGAGAAACGGCCGCCTCGTCGGGAGGGATCTTTACCGCTCGCACAGCTTAAAAGAAGAAGGCGAAATACTATCCGAGTTTGTATCGGCTTATTACGTTTCGGCAAACGAGGTTCCGCCTAAAATCTTTATTCCTCAAGCCGCCGACGGAAACGCCCTCATCGAAAAATGGCTTAACGAGGAGCTGCACGCAAAGACAAGGATAAGCATCATTCCTTTAGAGGAAATCGAAGAAGCGGCGGACAAAACACCGGAGTACACAGCCAAAGAGCCGCCCGATCTTTCTCAGGCTGAGATTAAACACCACAAGGCCGCCTTGAAGATGGCACGCTTTAATGCAAAAGAAGATGCCCTGCGCCGTCTAAGAGAACAAGGAGATTTTGCGGCAGTTGAGGACTTACAAAAAAGGCTTAACCTCCCCTGCCTTCCTCAGCGTATCGAGGGCTTCGACATTGCTCACCTCGGCGGAACCTTTACTGTGGCCGCCCTTATTTCTTTTAAAGAAGGAAATCCGGATAAAAAGAATTACAGGATATTCAGGCTGAAAAACACAGACGGCGTAATCGACGACTATGCTTCGATGAGAGAGGTAATAGCCCGCCGATACACCCGCCTTGTAAACGAGGGAGCCGACCTTCCAGACCTAATCCTGATAGACGGAGGCTTGGGGCAGGTAAATGCGGCGAGCAAAATCATAAAAGCCCTGGACCTCGGAATTCCGGTTATCGGCCTCGCCGAAAAAAACGAAGAAGTTTATTTTCCGCATAATTCAGAGCCCCTAATCCTCCCGAGAAGAAGCGATGCCCTCCGCCTCCTCCAAAGAATACGAGATGAAGCTCACCGCTTTTCGAACACCAGAAATAATAAACTCAGGCGGGCAAACAAACTCAAAACCGAATTTGAAAACCTCCCCCACATCGGCAAAAAAAGAGCCCATGCTTTGTTAAAAGCCTTCGACAATATGGAAACCTTAAAAACGGTAACAGCACAAGCTATTGCAGAAGCCGTAAAGATTTCTTTAAAACAGGCAGAAGAGGTATTGGGGGCGATTGAAAATGTACATCCTGTACATTTTCAATCTTAG
- a CDS encoding shikimate kinase, giving the protein MIIFLIGMSRAGKTETGKILAKKLKASFIDTDSFMEDLYGKTIRELYKAHGEKKFRVKELECFDKIIKNFSSCSNEKNAVLSGNENAVICDEKNAVVSTGGGYAENEILIKKLKDFPRIILIDTEPAEIFYRIKAAEHKEGFYPAFLGENIKDEKDAEDRFFAVYERRIKIYRELASFSINPKNLSPENTAEQIILSL; this is encoded by the coding sequence ATGATTATATTTTTAATCGGAATGAGCCGGGCAGGAAAAACCGAAACAGGAAAGATTTTAGCAAAAAAATTAAAAGCCTCCTTTATAGACACCGATTCTTTTATGGAAGATCTTTACGGTAAAACTATAAGAGAACTTTATAAAGCTCATGGAGAAAAAAAATTCCGAGTAAAAGAATTGGAATGCTTTGACAAAATAATCAAAAACTTTTCGTCCTGCTCCAATGAGAAAAACGCCGTTCTCTCTGGTAACGAAAACGCCGTTATCTGTGATGAGAAAAACGCTGTTGTCAGCACGGGAGGAGGTTATGCCGAAAACGAAATTCTTATTAAAAAACTAAAAGATTTTCCCCGAATAATTTTAATCGACACCGAGCCTGCCGAAATTTTTTATAGAATAAAAGCGGCTGAACACAAAGAAGGTTTTTATCCTGCCTTTTTGGGAGAAAATATTAAAGATGAAAAAGATGCGGAAGACCGTTTTTTTGCCGTATATGAAAGGCGGATAAAAATTTATCGAGAGCTGGCTTCATTTTCCATAAATCCGAAAAACCTTTCCCCGGAAAACACAGCGGAACAAATCATTTTGTCTTTGTAA
- the selA gene encoding L-seryl-tRNA(Sec) selenium transferase: MAKENSNPLARIPQVEKLLNEDILKNTAALIGRPFVVKTASEYLENIRKKARAGGEVPSLEACAEEINKLCRPIIRTKITPVINATGIILHTNLGRSPLPQTVWDRAKETASGYSSIEMDLRDGNRGKRFEFLNDCMSLLTGAEDALILNNNAAAVFLMLKALAGGKEVIVSRGQQVQIGGGFRIPEILEMAGCKLVEVGTTNITSLKDIQKAINENTAMVLWVHTSNYKIRGFTEQPSVSEIKSILPQNIILAVDQGSGNLSLNVPEEPTVSSIIKEGADLVCFSGDKILGGPQAGWIVGKKELVQTVAKNQLMRTYRVGRAVASLMQESLILYLNGGESAAQRAILLDQKKIKKRAEKIISGIKNGAGELVQKNFSLGGGSTPDTGFSSWAVKLNTKTPCEKLKKLLREMPIPIIGFIEEDSFYIHPASIEEKDDEYVIESLNKCL, encoded by the coding sequence ATGGCAAAAGAAAATTCAAATCCGCTTGCAAGAATTCCGCAAGTCGAAAAACTTTTAAACGAAGATATATTGAAAAACACGGCAGCTCTTATCGGAAGGCCATTTGTCGTAAAAACGGCCTCAGAGTATTTGGAAAACATACGCAAAAAGGCAAGGGCCGGAGGCGAGGTGCCTTCACTTGAGGCTTGTGCCGAAGAGATAAACAAGCTGTGCAGGCCCATAATCCGCACAAAAATCACACCCGTAATAAACGCAACGGGAATCATTCTGCATACAAACCTAGGCCGCTCTCCCCTCCCTCAAACAGTTTGGGATAGGGCAAAGGAAACCGCCTCAGGCTATTCTTCTATTGAAATGGATTTACGCGACGGCAACCGCGGAAAGAGGTTCGAGTTTTTAAACGACTGCATGAGCCTTTTGACCGGAGCCGAAGATGCCCTCATATTGAACAACAATGCGGCGGCGGTTTTTTTAATGCTGAAGGCCCTCGCAGGCGGAAAGGAAGTTATAGTTTCCCGCGGCCAGCAGGTTCAAATAGGCGGAGGTTTCCGCATTCCGGAAATTTTGGAGATGGCAGGCTGTAAACTCGTCGAGGTCGGCACGACAAATATCACAAGCCTTAAAGACATTCAAAAAGCAATAAACGAAAACACGGCCATGGTGCTCTGGGTTCACACCTCAAACTACAAGATACGCGGCTTTACGGAACAGCCCTCCGTTTCCGAAATCAAAAGCATCCTTCCGCAAAACATAATCCTTGCAGTAGATCAGGGCTCCGGAAACCTATCTTTAAATGTTCCCGAAGAACCGACAGTTTCTTCTATCATAAAAGAAGGAGCAGACCTTGTTTGCTTTTCGGGAGACAAGATTTTGGGCGGCCCTCAGGCAGGCTGGATTGTAGGAAAAAAGGAACTCGTTCAAACCGTAGCTAAAAATCAGCTCATGCGTACCTATCGCGTAGGACGGGCTGTCGCAAGCCTCATGCAGGAAAGCCTCATCCTCTATTTAAACGGTGGGGAGTCGGCAGCTCAAAGAGCCATCCTTTTAGACCAAAAGAAAATAAAGAAGCGTGCCGAAAAAATCATTTCAGGCATAAAAAACGGAGCGGGCGAATTGGTTCAAAAAAACTTTTCTCTCGGAGGAGGCAGCACTCCGGACACGGGATTCAGCTCTTGGGCCGTAAAACTAAATACTAAAACGCCTTGCGAAAAACTAAAAAAACTTTTGCGCGAAATGCCGATTCCGATAATAGGCTTCATCGAAGAAGATTCTTTTTATATTCATCCTGCAAGCATCGAAGAAAAAGATGATGAATATGTAATAGAATCTTTGAACAAGTGTTTGTAA
- a CDS encoding transposase, whose translation MKQKGLFDEEDRLRVLSKLGDSLEKLNEKINWEIFKPLLKKALTKEPKGLGGRPAYDYVLMFKIIILQKLYNISDDQTEYQINDRLSFMRFLGLELKDKVPDSKTIWLFKEKLIEARVSKKLFEKFGKELARNNLIGKEGTIIDATIVEAPIQHNSKDENEQIKNGKIPEQWQEKQICERGARGKPLTKKQKISNRKKSKIRARVEHVFGFMTNSMKGIYVRTIGLARATFSIIMMNLTYNLCRYCYLKK comes from the coding sequence ATGAAACAAAAAGGATTATTTGATGAAGAAGATCGTTTAAGAGTATTAAGCAAGTTAGGAGATAGTCTTGAAAAATTAAACGAAAAAATAAATTGGGAAATATTCAAACCACTATTAAAAAAAGCATTAACCAAAGAGCCAAAAGGTTTAGGCGGAAGACCTGCATACGATTATGTACTGATGTTTAAAATAATAATCTTACAAAAATTATACAACATAAGTGATGATCAAACGGAATATCAAATAAACGATCGGCTATCCTTTATGAGATTTTTAGGATTGGAATTAAAAGATAAAGTACCCGATTCAAAAACAATATGGCTTTTTAAAGAAAAACTCATTGAAGCGAGAGTATCAAAAAAGTTATTTGAAAAGTTTGGAAAAGAATTAGCTAGGAATAACTTAATAGGAAAAGAGGGAACGATAATAGATGCGACAATAGTAGAAGCTCCGATACAGCATAACAGCAAAGATGAAAATGAACAAATTAAAAACGGAAAAATTCCTGAACAATGGCAAGAAAAACAAATTTGTGAAAGAGGAGCAAGAGGAAAACCTCTTACTAAAAAACAAAAAATCAGTAACAGAAAAAAATCAAAAATACGGGCGAGAGTAGAACATGTATTTGGCTTTATGACAAACTCAATGAAAGGTATCTATGTAAGAACGATAGGATTAGCTCGTGCAACATTTTCGATAATAATGATGAACTTAACATACAACTTATGTCGATATTGCTATCTAAAGAAATAA